The window TGGCGAAGGCCCGCCAGGTCGAGTACACGACGAACGCGAGCAGTCCGGCCGCGGTGGCGGCGGGCGCCAGCCACCAGCGGTCGGTCCGCAGATGCCGGGCGGCGATCTTCGCCCGTCCGGGGGAGCGGACACCGCCGCCGAGCGTATGGGGTTGCGTGCCGGGGGGTTCGGTACCTGTGGCCAATGCGGGACGCACCTTCCTGTCAGGCTCGTCTCCGGGGCACTGGAGCCGGTGTCGAGCCCCTTCGGGTCACTCGCGGTCGGTTCAGGGGGCGTGGCGGTCGCGGGCGCCGAGTCCCTCGTCGTCCGAGTCCGTCCACAGGGAGATGTCGTAGGGCGCGTCGGAGATGGTGACGAGCGCGGGCTGCTGTGGCGCGGCCCGGTCCTCGGAGGCCTCGCGCAGCAGGGCGACACTCTCCCGCAGGTGGTCGGCGTCGGTGCGTACGCGGCGTATCTCCAGCCCGCCCGCGAGCTGGTGCTCCAGTCGGCCCACCGACCGCAGCAGATCGTCGAGAGCGCGCTGGACCGACGTCAGGTCGTCGTGAACGGACATGACGTGACCTCACTTCCACGGGCCGGAAGACCCTAGGCGGCGACGTTCATGCGCCTGCGAGTGTTGCGCGTCACACCTGTCGGTGGGAAGGGATGTGCACCGATTGGCGGATTGCACACCCCACGCGCGCGCCCGCACGCGCTCCGGGGGCGCCGGAGGCTCCTGCGCCGAACGGGTGACCTTGCGAGCCCGCTCCGCCGTGTCGCCTCCGGCTGACGAACCCTTTCCTCTTCAGTGGGCCGTAGATCTGATGAACACCAAAATACCGCCAAATGCGATCAAACCCTACCCGTGCCACCGGCGGGAGCGGCTCCACGGAGGTAGCACAGATGTCCTACGACGGTGTCGGTCCGCGCGCGGTCATGCGCTCGGTCGCCTTCCTGACCGCGGGCGCCCTCGCGGTGCCCCTGCTCGCCGGCTGCAGCTCGGACGACGAGGGCAGCAAGCCGCTGGCCGCCCAGGACATCGCGCCCGCCGCCCGCAACCAGATCACCGACGGAGGCAGACTGCGCTGGGCCGTGGACGCGATGCCGCAGACGCTGAACACCTTCCAGGCGGACGCCGACGCCGGCACCACCCGCATCGCCCAGGCAGTGCTGCCCGCCATGTTCCGGCTCGACGTGAACGGCCGTCCGCAGCGCGACGCCGACTTCCTGGAGTCCGCCCGGGTGGTCGAGACCGAGCCCAAGCAGGTCGTCGTCTACCGGCTCAACCAGCAGGCCGTCTGGAGCGACGGCCGCGAGATCGGCGCCGCCGACTTCGCCGCCCAGTGGCGCGCCCTGTCCGGCAAGGACTCGGCGTACTGGACCGCCCGCAACGCCGGGTACGACCGCATCGAGAAGATCGAGCGCGGTGCCAGCGACCTGGAGGTCCGCGTGACCTTCGCCCGCCCCTACGCCGACTGGCAGTCGCTGTTCTCGCCGCTGTACCCCAAGGACGTCATGGGCACCGCGAACGCCTTCAACGACGGCGCCCGCAGAAAGCTCGCGGTCAGCGCCGGACCGTTCGCCGTGCGGAAGATCGACACCAAGTCCAAGGACATCGTCCTCGGGCGCAACCCGCGCTGGTGGGGCCACCCGGCCAAGCTGTCCGAGATCGTGCTGCACGAGGTGCCGGGCGACAAGCGGGCCGCCGCCCTCGCCGAGGGTTCCGTGGACGTGGCCGACATCGAGCCCGGCGACGTCCAGCGGATCACGGCCGCCGTCCAGGGCGGCAGCCCCTTCCGGGGCCCGGCCGGCGGCCGCACCGCCGCCAAGGCGCTGCGCTCCTGGGCGGTGCTGCACGGCTCCGACGACAAGGCCGCCGGCCGCGAGCGCCGCGCCCTGGCGGCGGAGCGCACGTCGCTCACCGCCTATCTGCGGCAGCAGGAGTCACTGCGCGACTTCCAGGTGCGCAAGTCGCTGGAGCCCTCGTACACCCAGCTCGCCCTCAACGGCTCCGAGGGCCCCCTGGCCGACGAGCGGGTCCGCCAGGCGGTGGCGCACGCGCTGGACCGCAAGGAACTCGCCGAGATCGTCCTGAAGCCGCTCGGCCTGCCCGCGGTCCCGGTCGGCAGCCACCTCGCCCTGTCCGGCCAGAACGCCTACGCCGACAGCAGCGACGCCCTCGGCGGCGAGGACGCCGCCCAGGCGCGGGACCTGCTCGCGGACGCCGGCTGGGTGCCCGGCCCGGTCAAGGAGCAGAAGGACGCCAAGAAGGCCGAGAAGGCCAAGAAAGGGGACAAGGCGGCCGGCGGCGAGGGCCACGGCTCGCAGAACTCAGCCGGCGACGGGACGTACGTCGTCGGCCAGAACGACGACGTGGAGGACGGCAAGGGACCCGGCCGGAGCGAGCAGGACCGGGACCACAAGGACCAGGAGCAGAGCGGGCCGGGCGACGGCGGCGCCAAGCAGCTCGCTCAGGACGGCAGGCAGTACACCCACGACCACCTCAGGCAGGGCGGCGCGCCCGGTGCCTACGCCCCCAAGGGCACCGCCGCTCCGGGACCCGCCGCCGCGGGGCCGCTGGCCAAGGACGGCAAGCCGCTCACGCTGCGCTTCGTGGTTCCCTCGGGCCCCGGCTCGGACACGCTGCGCAAGGTGGCCGACCGGGTGACGGCCATGCTCGCGAAGGTCGGCATCGGCACGGAGATCACCAAGGTCCCCGACGAGAGCTACTTCCGGGACCACATCGCCTCCGGCCAGTTCGACCTCGCGCTGTACTCCTGGCCCGCCTCCGCGTGGCCGGCCACCGACGCCCGGCCCATCTACGCCAAGCCGGTGCCGGCCGCCGACGGCTCCCTGAACGTCCAGCAGAACTACAGCCGCGTCGGCACCGACCAGGTCGACCAGCTCTTCGACCAGGCCCTCACCACCCTGGACGAGGGCGAGCAGGCGGGCCTGCTGCGCAAGGCCGACGCCCGCATCTGGGCGGCGGCCGGGTCGATCCCCCTCTATCAGCGCCCCCAGCTCACGGCCGTCCGCAGGAACCTCGCGAACGTCGGGGCCTTCGGCTTCCAGACCCCCGTCTACGAGGACATGGGCTTCCTGAAGAAGGGGGCGCAGCCGTCGGGCGGCGCCTCGCCGAAGGGCTGACAGTGCCCGAACACGCCGGCAGGCGCCGCTCCGGAGAGCGGCGCCTGCCGGTTGGTGTGCCCGAGGGTCAGGAGTGCTTGGCGCGGCTCGCGGCGCGGGCGCGGTCGCGCTGGTCGAGGACGACCTTGCGGATGCGGACCGCTTCCGGGGTCACCTCGACGCACTCGTCGTCGCGGCAGAACTCCAGCGACTGCTCCAGGGAGAGCTTGCGCGGCGGGACGATCGCCTCGAACGAGTCGGCCGACGACGACCGCATGTTCGTGAGCTTCTTCTCCTTGGTGATGTTGACGTCCATGTCGTCGGAGCGGGAGTTCTCACCGACGATCATGCCCTCGTACACCTCGGTGCCCGGGTCCGTGAACAGCACGCCGCGCTCCTGGAGGTTGGTCATCGCGAACGCGGTGACGGCGCCGGAGCGGTCGGCGACCAGGGAGCCGTTGTTACGGGTCTGCAGCGTGCCGAACCAGGGCTCGAAGCCCTCGTGGATGGAGTGGCCGATGCCCGTGCCGCGGGTCTGGGTCAGGAACTCGGTGCGGAAGCCGATCAGGCCGCGGGAGGGCACGACGAACTCCATGCGGACCCAGCCGGAGCCGTGGTTGGACATGTTGTCCATCCGGCCCTTGCGTACGCCCATGAGCTGGGTGACGGCGCCCATGTGCTCCTCGGGCACGTCGATCGTCATGCGCTCGACCGGCTCGTAGGTCTTGCCGTCGACCTCCTTGGTGACCACCTGCGGCTTGCCGATGGTCAGCTCGAAGCCCTCGCGGCGCATCTGCTCGACCAGGATGGCCAGCGCCAGCTCGCCGCGGCCCTGCACCTCCCAGGCGTCCGGGCGCTCGGTGTCCAGGACACGCAGCGAGACGTTACCGATCAGCTCGCGGTCCAGACGGTCCTTGACCTGGCGGGCGGTGACCTTGCGGTCCTTGACGACCGCCTTCGCGTCGGCGCCCTTGCCGGTGCCACCGCGGCCGACCAGCGGGGAGGTGTTGGTGCCGATGGTCATCGAGATCGCGGGCTCGTCGACCGTGATCAGCGGCAGCGCGATCGGGTTCTCGGTGTCCGCGAGGGTCTCGCCGATCATGATGTCCGGGATACCGGCGACGGCGCAGATGTCACCGGGGCCGGCCTTCTCGGCGGGCTTGCGGGTGAGCGCCTCGGTCATCATCAGCTCGGAGATCCGCACGTTCTGCACGGAGCCGTCGCGCTTGATCCACGCGACCGTCTGGCCCTTGCGCAGCTCGCCCTGCTCCACGCGCAGCAGCGCGATACGGCCGAGGAAGTTGTCCGCGTCCAGGTTGGTCACGTGTGCCTGGAGCGGGGCGGCCTCGTCGTAGGTGGGGGCCGGGATGTGCTGGAGGATCGTGGAGAAGAACGGCTCCAGGCTGGTGGAGTCCGTGGGGACCGTGCCGTCCTCGGGCTTGGTCAGCGAGGCGATGCCGTCCCGGCCGCAGGCGTAGACGATCGGGAACTCGATCTGGTCCTCGTCGGCGTCCAGGTCCAGGAACAGGTCGTAGGCCTCGTTGACGACCTCGTCGATCCGGGCGTCGGGCCGGTCCGTCTTGTTGATGCAGAGGATGACGGGCAGCCGGGCCTGAAGGGCCTTGCGCAGCACGAAGCGGGTCTGCGGCAGCGGGCCCTCGGAGGCGTCGACGAGGAGGACGACGCCGTCGACCATCGACAGGCCGCGCTCGACCTCGCCGCCGAAGTCGGCGTGGCCGGGGGTGTCGATGATGTTGATCGTGATGGGCTCCCCACCGTCCTTGGGGTGGTACTTCACCGCCGTGTTCTTGGCGAGGATCGTGATGCCCTTTTCACGTTCCAGGTCGTTCGAGTCCATCATGCGCTCGTCGACCTGGTCGAGCTGGTGCGCGGCGAAGGCGCCGGCCTGCTTCAGCATGCCGTCGACGATGGTGGTCTTGCCGTGGTCGACGTGGGCGACGATGGCGACGTTGCGGATGTCGTGGCGCGTGGCCATAGTGAGGCGTACTCCCGAAGTGTGCGGACGACCTGCGCGTACGTCGGTGTTACGCGGGCCCTGCCGGGCGGGGACCCGCCACGGCCTCACCCCATCGTACGGGGTCCTGTCACCCTGTCGTCGTCCCCGACCGACGCGAAGGCCGCAACCGGCCGCAAGCTCACGTTTCTCTCAAGTCGCTGGTATCCCTTTGGATCACGACTGTCTACTTTGACCTGACCTCGTCATTCGGCGCGGCCGGGAACCCGGCCGGGACCAGGCCGGGCCAGTGGAAGCGGGGAGAAGACAGTGGCCAAGAAGCTGATGCCGGCGGTGGCGGCCACGGGTCTGGCCGCGGCGTCCGGCCGGGAGGTCACCGCCGGGGCCGGCTACTCGGCCGGCTGGGTCATCTCCAGCATGGACGCCCATGCCTCCGGGACCCTGAGCAAGGCGGGGGAGAAGCCGGGGACCTACGTGGTCTTCAGCGGCGTCAAGAAGGCCTCCGGCTACTACAAGGCCAAGACCTGCAACAGCAAGGCGCACAGCTGGAACGTCCAGGCGGAGGGCGCCGTCAAGTGCAGCGAGAAGCCGAAGAGCGGCACCGTGAAGCTCGCGGCCAGGGGGTACTGCTGACGGTCCCCGGGCCCTGCGGGGCCCGCTGACCGGGACGCGCCGCCGGCTCGGTGCGCGTCGGACGCGGCCGGGGTTCCGCCGGGAGCCTCGGCCGCGATCCGTTCGCAGATGGGATCGGCCGATCGAGGGTTTTCCCTAGGGAACGGCCCGGGGCCGCTCAGGGATCGCGTCGGCGACCCCGCGGCGCTAAGGTGGCGCAAATGTGCACACCCGCCGGTAGGTGTGTCCTGGTTCCTCCCGCTTGCGGCGTCGAGAGCATGACTCCGCCGACGAGCGCAACTGATTTCCCGTCAGATTGTCCGCTATCCGGACGCGTGATTCCGATAGTTGTGTAACAAGTCCGTTTCGCAGGGATCTTTCGCGAAACGGTTTGTCCGGATTTTGGAAGATGTAGCTGTCAGGTGTGATCGAACCGAGACCGAATGGCAGTGGTCCGAGCGGTGAGCGATGGCAGATA of the Streptomyces sp. NBC_01788 genome contains:
- the typA gene encoding translational GTPase TypA, giving the protein MATRHDIRNVAIVAHVDHGKTTIVDGMLKQAGAFAAHQLDQVDERMMDSNDLEREKGITILAKNTAVKYHPKDGGEPITINIIDTPGHADFGGEVERGLSMVDGVVLLVDASEGPLPQTRFVLRKALQARLPVILCINKTDRPDARIDEVVNEAYDLFLDLDADEDQIEFPIVYACGRDGIASLTKPEDGTVPTDSTSLEPFFSTILQHIPAPTYDEAAPLQAHVTNLDADNFLGRIALLRVEQGELRKGQTVAWIKRDGSVQNVRISELMMTEALTRKPAEKAGPGDICAVAGIPDIMIGETLADTENPIALPLITVDEPAISMTIGTNTSPLVGRGGTGKGADAKAVVKDRKVTARQVKDRLDRELIGNVSLRVLDTERPDAWEVQGRGELALAILVEQMRREGFELTIGKPQVVTKEVDGKTYEPVERMTIDVPEEHMGAVTQLMGVRKGRMDNMSNHGSGWVRMEFVVPSRGLIGFRTEFLTQTRGTGIGHSIHEGFEPWFGTLQTRNNGSLVADRSGAVTAFAMTNLQERGVLFTDPGTEVYEGMIVGENSRSDDMDVNITKEKKLTNMRSSSADSFEAIVPPRKLSLEQSLEFCRDDECVEVTPEAVRIRKVVLDQRDRARAASRAKHS
- a CDS encoding ABC transporter family substrate-binding protein, which gives rise to MSYDGVGPRAVMRSVAFLTAGALAVPLLAGCSSDDEGSKPLAAQDIAPAARNQITDGGRLRWAVDAMPQTLNTFQADADAGTTRIAQAVLPAMFRLDVNGRPQRDADFLESARVVETEPKQVVVYRLNQQAVWSDGREIGAADFAAQWRALSGKDSAYWTARNAGYDRIEKIERGASDLEVRVTFARPYADWQSLFSPLYPKDVMGTANAFNDGARRKLAVSAGPFAVRKIDTKSKDIVLGRNPRWWGHPAKLSEIVLHEVPGDKRAAALAEGSVDVADIEPGDVQRITAAVQGGSPFRGPAGGRTAAKALRSWAVLHGSDDKAAGRERRALAAERTSLTAYLRQQESLRDFQVRKSLEPSYTQLALNGSEGPLADERVRQAVAHALDRKELAEIVLKPLGLPAVPVGSHLALSGQNAYADSSDALGGEDAAQARDLLADAGWVPGPVKEQKDAKKAEKAKKGDKAAGGEGHGSQNSAGDGTYVVGQNDDVEDGKGPGRSEQDRDHKDQEQSGPGDGGAKQLAQDGRQYTHDHLRQGGAPGAYAPKGTAAPGPAAAGPLAKDGKPLTLRFVVPSGPGSDTLRKVADRVTAMLAKVGIGTEITKVPDESYFRDHIASGQFDLALYSWPASAWPATDARPIYAKPVPAADGSLNVQQNYSRVGTDQVDQLFDQALTTLDEGEQAGLLRKADARIWAAAGSIPLYQRPQLTAVRRNLANVGAFGFQTPVYEDMGFLKKGAQPSGGASPKG